TTGGATTAATGCAtcacatattttattcaatgtCAACAAAAAGCGCACATCATCCTACACTTGATTCCTACTAAATGATCCTATAGCGTTCGACCGATAGGCAGAGTGAATATCAGCAAAAGGTTTAAATAGTTTAGATATGATTGTCCAGTTGTTCCATCATTGTGGGTTATTTGGATGGTGAGCTGCCCACATTTGTAGCGCTATGTTATCTCGGAGGGTGCGTTGAGCTTCTAACTCAGAAGTGGTTGGATGTCCCCTATGGTAAAATGAATCCATGTCAGGAGGAGTGTCTTCATCCGGTTCGTTGAATATGATGTCATCATTGCTGTATCTTCGGATGAAGTTACGAAGTGTGCAACATGCGATTACAATATCGACCTGGTGGTTTTGAAGGTAACTCGGCATCCCCCACTGTAATATTGGAAAACGTTTCTTCAGTACACCAAAACAACGTTCAATTACATTTCGTAACCTTGAATGTGCATGGTTAAACATGTCATGTGGGATCTGATAGCGGCAGAAGAGGCGTTGACTCCGGTGGCGGCGGCAATGCAAACGGCAAAAAATTGGGCGTTTTGCTGGAAAAATCACACGaaaataattagatcaaacaacaaaacagaaagaaaaaaaaatgcatgaaaaaacaagaaaacagaagGAAAATAACATCGGCCAAACCTCTgccaaatagaaaaataaatgaaagaagaagaaagaaaataaggaaaagaaatcgaccagaaaaacaaaaatgaagaagaaaaagagaagaaagaagaaagaagaaaaaagaaaagaaagagagaagagagaaggcGGCAGAAAAAAGagggagaaaagaagaagagaggagaagaagagaagaaattgacaagaaagagagagaaaagaaaggagagagaaaaaaattaaaaaaataaaataaaatacaacttGCACACCTAGTGGAGGTGTGCAAGTTATATATCCAAACAgcattttgtgttttggcccattttaaaacacaaaaacaaacatagtgtacGTATTTTGTGGGACTTTCACAATGCAATCAAGTTCATGTCCAAAGCAGAGGGCTAGAGAGATTATTGTGAGAGATGGAAAGAGGTTTCATCATTTCAAGGATGGTGAATGCTCTTGTGGTAATTATAAGTGGATAAATTGTCATGGTTCCAATTATTGTTCTTGTCTTTAGATCTTACTCCGTCCAGAGTACTGGAGCTGCCATGAGGAGCCCACCGATGAGACATGCTCAACTCAAGATTTATGCACGAATTTTAGGTGCTCAACAGTTTAAATGATGTTAACAAATATGTTGTAATTGTGACTtgtactcatatatatatatactctgCTAGTTTTGTACTTTTCTTGTAGCTGAATAAATGAAATCATGGTATAAACATCGGAAAACACACGAAAAGgaaaccaaacaaaatccaGGGAATTCCTGGAGGGGGTAAAGTGTTCATAACATTAGTTGCTAGCTGTGGCATTATCACCAGCCTTGACATTATAATTGGATGAATCAGTCACCACCTATTAAGAAATAGTAAAAAGCAGTAAGCAGCCGGCTTGGCCTTGTCTGTATATGCTTGCTTGAAATTGTACCAACTTGTCTATTTGTTTAAGATTCTTTTTCATAGGAAGAGAGGGCAAATTCCCAAGTTTGGCTTAAGCATTGgaataatctttttcttcccACTCCACAACGTTCAACTCTCTTCCACTCTTGCACACTGGTGAGTTCCAGTAAGCCCCTTTTTGTTTATGAAATGAATGCAAAGTaagatgaaaatttcaaaggatTATGTTTTCTGACACCAACACACGCAAAGATACATCATAAGTTGTTGTTTGAGGTTGATTGTTTGCAGCCAATTAGTTCTTCTTGTGCATTGATATTTCAGGTCCagcgattttatttaaccgaTTTATCACACAAGAACATAAAGagaagaataaattttttccaCTTAGAGAACCAGAAATCAGCtgaatcttttttcttgatcttCTGCTTTATGTTTCTCAAATGTTTCTATAAGTTTCTGTTTTCCTTTATTTCCTCGCAACCCATAATAAATTGACGTGATCTCGCCCTTTCATCTTCTTGCAGTCTTTTTACTTTGATACTTATTATTCCGTTTTTACCAACATAGACAGAGATACTAATCCTACGATTGACTAATGCTTGATGCCCTTGATAGAACAGACCACCTAACCTGCCtataatagatatataacTCCTGATAATGTCCTGCAAATTGGACAAGTACATTCTTGCAGGTCTTCTCAAGTGATCACTGAATATGTCCTGCAAATTTATCCTACTTAAATATCATTAGTTTTTCGGCTAAGGTGGCagacataataatttttcgcTTGTTTACACTTCGTTTTTAGAAGCACCGCAGGCCCTAGCTTGTATAGCGAGATGGACAATGAAGAAACTTATAAAGCTCATGTAGTAGTGCTAGCTTATCACGGACAGGGCCACATAAATCCCATGGttcaattttctaaacgtTTGGCTGCAAAAGGGATCAAAGTTACGGTAACCACTACTCTCTCAAACACCAAGGCCATGAAATCTGCCTATGGTCCGATCAAGTTTGAAACGATATACGATGATTGCACAGAAGGCGGGGTGGCTGGACCTGGTGGATTCAAAGGCTTTCTTGATAGATTTGAGGCCATTGGTTCAAGAAACTTGGTAGAATTCATCAGCAAGTTTCAAGATTCTGAGAAGCCTGTGAAATGTCTGGTTTATGATGCCAACATACCGTGGGCCTCAAATGTGGCGACTGAGCTGGGAATTGCCAGGGCTGCCTTCTTTACACAGTCTTGTGCTTTTGTTACTACTTGCTACCCAATGCATTGCGACTTGTCGGGAAAGCCTCCATCGGTCCCTCTTCTATCAATGCCCGGATTGCCTGAGCTTCGGGTTCCAAATCTGCCTTCATTAGGTCCTGAGACAGGTAGATATCCTCCTATAATTCGGCTCATTTTGAGTCAATTCGACAACAGTGAGAAAGCGGATTGGGTACTCTTCAACTCTTTCGCAAAGTTGGAAGAGGAGGTAAATCATGCTAGAGATTTACTACTTTTTCTGTTAGATGAAGAGTCAATCAATATAGGGAGACATGAGTTTCCGAACTAGTGTCTTTCTCAGAGTTTAGTTTTAAATCTGTAtgtgattctttttttaagtCCATGGCCTATGCTACAATTTTCAAATGAGAGTCTGAGTTGAAATTTTCGGGTACTGATCATATTCACCAAGCACAACTTTTGTTGAAAATGTAGGTAATCAATTGGATGTCCAGACTCTGGCCTCTGAAGACAATCGGACCAACACTACCTTCAGTTTATGTAGACAACCGGTTAAAAGATGACAATGATTATGGCTTCAACATCTACACCCCAAACACTGACACCTGCATGAAATGGCTCGACTCCAAGGAGACACGATCAGTCATTTACATTTCATTTGGCAGTGCTGCGAGTTTAAGCGCAGAACAAACAACAGAACTAGCCAACGCCCTCTTGCATGGTAACAAGAGCTTCTTGTGGGTGGTGAAACCATCCGAGGAAAGTAAGCTGCCTACCAATTTTTCAAAGGGAAATCCAGACAAAGGATTAGTAGTGAAATGGTGTCCTCAGTTGGCAGTTTTAGCTCATGGTGCAGTTGGGTGTTTTGTGTCTCATTGTGGTTGGAATTCCACAATGGAAGCAATAAGCCTGGGAGTGCCTTTGGTGGCAATGCCTCAGTTTCTAGACCAGATGACTAATGCACATTTCGTGGAGCATGTCTGGCAGGTGGGGATCAAACCTAAGACAGACGAGAACGGAGTAGCCTCGTGTGAGGAAATAGAGACGTGCATTGACGAAATCATGCAAGGGGAAAGAGGACGAGAGATCAAGAAGAATGCAGCTCGTTGGAGGGCGTCGGCCAAGGAGGCGATTGATGAAGGGGGGAGTTCTGATAAGTGCATTGATGATATAATTGCTCAGCTGAGCAGCTGCTAGGCCTAGTAGAGCATTGTTTTTGCAGCAATTGGTAAGCCATAAAATGATAGCAACACTCTACTTTAATGTGGTTCATCCATATATAGCTAATTGACAATATTGCTTGTTCGTTGT
The window above is part of the Sesamum indicum cultivar Zhongzhi No. 13 linkage group LG2, S_indicum_v1.0, whole genome shotgun sequence genome. Proteins encoded here:
- the LOC105178992 gene encoding UDP-glycosyltransferase 74G1-like — its product is MDNEETYKAHVVVLAYHGQGHINPMVQFSKRLAAKGIKVTVTTTLSNTKAMKSAYGPIKFETIYDDCTEGGVAGPGGFKGFLDRFEAIGSRNLVEFISKFQDSEKPVKCLVYDANIPWASNVATELGIARAAFFTQSCAFVTTCYPMHCDLSGKPPSVPLLSMPGLPELRVPNLPSLGPETGRYPPIIRLILSQFDNSEKADWVLFNSFAKLEEEVINWMSRLWPLKTIGPTLPSVYVDNRLKDDNDYGFNIYTPNTDTCMKWLDSKETRSVIYISFGSAASLSAEQTTELANALLHGNKSFLWVVKPSEESKLPTNFSKGNPDKGLVVKWCPQLAVLAHGAVGCFVSHCGWNSTMEAISLGVPLVAMPQFLDQMTNAHFVEHVWQVGIKPKTDENGVASCEEIETCIDEIMQGERGREIKKNAARWRASAKEAIDEGGSSDKCIDDIIAQLSSC